The sequence TCATAAACGGATGTGCCGGTACCTTGCGTAAAACCAATAGGTCCATATTCAATGCCCCAATGGGTTGCAGAACCTGGCTCAATCCACTCTAAATAGGCTGAAGTTGCGGTAAGATTTATAGCTTTTAGATTGGTAGGCGCTAAACAAGATGGTCCAGCAGCTACAGTTACATCGTCTATGTCTACACCGCCACCGAAGTTAAATTTACCTTCAAAAGCTATATAATAGTCAGCTGATGGGTTTGGTAGGTTTAGAGTTATTTCGGTCCACGTATTGTGCTCATAGTTATAGTTTTCACCAATTTGTGTCCAAGATCCAGCAGCACTTGTTTTGTAATAAACTTTCAATTCATCTACAACACCTACTTTTATGTTAAGTAGGAAGAAATTAAGTTGTGGATTGTTCACTCCTGTTAAATCTAACTTTGGAGTTACCAACTTTGTGATTGCTCCAAAGTTGGAATGATTAAATTCAACCATTTGAGGACCCGAATGTGGAACTCCACCATAAGGGTTTCCGGTCACAATGTTCCAGTTTTCCGTTTTGTTAACGTATTCATTAGTCCAACCTGCGGGGAAAGTTGGAGAATCAAAATTTTCGCTTAATACCTGCGCATTTCCTTGCCAACTGAAACAGATAATAAACAGGGATAGAATTAGGGTAATTCTTTTCATTAGTTTTTTATGATTTATAATTAGTGAAATTTAATGTGGCAAAGTAGCAGAAAACAAACGCCTATAAAAGAAAAGGTCTCTCGGAATTCGGAATTCCTAAAGAATTTAAGTCTTAAATCGCTGATAATCATTAATTTTAGAATAGCAGAGCATTGTCCTTGTTAATGTAAGAATCTTCGCTAATTAACTAAAAAAATCATGAATTGTGGATGCGGAAAGTGGTATAAGAAAGTTTCTATAATAAATTGAATAATTGATTTTGAAATTAATAATGAAGTATTCAAAATCTATAGCTTCCAACCGACGACAGGAAAAAATGTTCAATTTTTGAAATGAACCATCGATAGATGGTTTTTACTATTGATAAATTCTCTTATCGGCCCGATTCAAAAGAAGAAGATTAGGCATTGTAATATTTACTTTTCCAAATTGCTCCGTTGAAATTTTTTCCTTTTGAAAAACCGTAAAGAATTACCATTCCTCCCATAGCTATAAAAATATAAAAGGCTAAAAATATATATTCACCAATTCCGGGATGAGGAGTGAACCAGCTCATTGGAGTAATGGACGTGAGCATTACGCTCAAAACCGCAACAATAAAAACCAAGTTATCTAGACTTTTATAAGGCCACATCAATAATTTTCGAAGTGGGTGCAAATCAGTACCCCATTTGTGAATTAAATAGAAATAGTCATTTCCCATTGGTGCGAAAAGCAGCGGATCGTCTGCATTTTCAAGTTTCATAAGTTTTGCAGGCGCGATAATTTTGAAGTTTTTCAACGTAATTTGATGTTTATTTTCGAGGTTTCGCACTTCTGAAATTGCTTCATCAGGAAAATCTCCTTTAAAATAATGTGAATCTAAAAACCGTAAACGGTAATTGATGCAAAGTTTTTCAATGTCATCAATACGAAAGATGTGCTGTGTTTCAAGCAAATCAAAATTGAAATAATTTATAATCTCGCTGGATTCTTCGGATAGACTTAAAATAATTACATCGCGCTGTTTTTCGTTTTCTGAAAATATGCGTTGCACTTCTTTCATAACAGACTGCTCACCAACACGTTTAGAACGAAATTTAAGCAGTTGTTTTTCAATATTAGTTCTGGAAAACATAGATGACCATTTTTGGGATATTAAATTTACACAGTACTTAGAAGCAAAGCAACTATTTAACACAGTTTCATGAAAAATTTCTAATAATGCTCTAGCTTTTTCGTTTGAAAGATAATGGCTTCGTATTTGTTATATTTACAATCTTAAAAATAAATTATGCGTTTAAAAAATACAATTCTACTTCTTTTTATGGCTTGTTTGGGAACTACGGTTTCTGCGCAAAAATATCTTTCAACAGGAAAAGCAGAAGTTTCCAAAGAGTGGGAAGGAAACAATTTTACTTCTACAAAAACATTTACTGAGAACATAGCTGAAGCCCCACAATTTACGGTTTTGGCTAAAATATTATTGAATGACCCGCTTCGTCAAAAACTTGAAAGCGAAGAAATGGTAACGATTTTTGCTATGACTAACGCTTCTTTTTCGGAATTACCAAAAAAGAGCAGAGATTCTATTTTAGGAAATACAGCTTTAGTGAATTCGATGGTAAAATACTTAGCAGTTCCTGGTAGAATTGATAGCAACAGTTTGCAGCAAGAAGTAACTAAAAACGGCGGAAGAACTTCAATGAAAACATTAGATGGACAAACGCTGGGCATCCGTGAAACCAATGGAAACTTGCAGTTGGTTGATTCTGAAAACAGAACTGCGACTATAATCGCTTCAGATTTTTATCATAAAAATGGTTTCTTTCATATAGTGAGTGGTTTGATTTTTCCGGCTTCGGAAGAATAGTTTTATAAAAGTTAAATAAACCTTAAAGTCTGGAAATTGCAAAACCGCAGTTTCCAGACTTTCGTTTATAGGTACATAAATATAAAACTAAAAACACATTATTATGAAATCAAAACTTATTACAGCAGCATTATTCTCAATGGCAATTTTGGCCGGAACATCGTCAATTTTTGCACAAGACAAAATGATGAAAAACGAAAAAACAGTAATGGTTGGTGGTGCAGAAATGTATCCAAGCAAAAACATTGTTGAAAACGCAGTAAACTCTAAAGATCACACAACTCTTGTTGCGGCAGTAAAAGCTGGAGATTTAGTAGAAACACTTGCAAGCGACGGGCCATTTACCGTTTTTGCACCAACAAACGCGGCTTTTGAAAAACTTCCAAAAGGAACGGTTGAAACTTTGCTAAAACCAGAGAACAAAAAAACGCTGCAAACCATTCTTACCTATCACGTACTTGCAGGAAAACACAGTGCTGCAGATATTATGAAGGATATTAAAAAAGGAAATGGAAAAGCAACTTACAAAACCGTTAGCGGTGGAACTTTGACAGCAATGATGAAAGGTAAAAAAGTTATGCTTATGGATGAAAAAGGAGGAATGGCAACTGTTACTATTGCAGATGTTAACCAATCCAACGGTGTGATTCACGTTATTGATAGCGTTGTTTTACCTAAATAATATTACCCAAATATAAAGTTTAGTAAAACGAAAACAGTGACCTAAAAGGTCGCTGTTTTTTTATGCATAAATCAGTGGTTCTATCGAAGAATTGCCCCAAAATCAGTTTCAAATTTTTGTTGCAGTTTGTTCATAATCTTATCAATCTGCTTGTCTGTCAAAGTTTTTTCTTCGTCTTGAATAGTGAAACTTAGGGCATAGCTTTTTTTGCCTTCGGGAAGGTTTTCGCCTTTGTAAACATCGAAAAGAGTAACACTTTTTAGAAACTTCCTTTCGGTATTAATTGCTGCATTTCGCAAATCTCCAAAACGTACCGAACTGTCCAGTAATAAAGCAAAATCACGTTGAGCTGCTTGAAACTTTGCAATCGGTTTTAGCTTGAAGTTTTTGGTTGAAATTTGTTTTAGAACCGTATCCCAGTTGAAATCTGCGTAAAATACTTCGGCATCAACGTCTAGTTCTTTTGTTATTTTTTTGTTTACAATTCCAAACTCAACAATGGTTACTTTGTTTCTTATAAAACTGATTCCTTCAGAAAAAATATCACTTTCAATAATATCTTCAGAATAATTATCAAGACCTAAGCGCTCCATCAAAACTGAAACCGTTCCTTTTCCGAAGAAAAAATTGCTCTTGGTGTCTGGTGTTGCCCAATTCCCTTCCGTTTTCATTCCTGTAATCAATAGAGAAAGATGTTTTGTTTCTGCTCTTCCACTAAGAAAGTTGTGATAGGTTTTTCCGAATTCAAATAATTTTAAATCATTATTTTTCCGGTTGCTGTTATATTCAATCACTTCTAAGCCAGAAAAGAGCATAGATTGACGCATTACCGAAAGATCTTGGCTCAACGGATTGAGCATTGTTACATTATAACTTTCTTTAAGGCTTTCACTCAGTTCGCTGTATTTTGGAGAGGTGAGGGAGTTATTCAACATTTCGTTAAACCCAAGACCTGTGAGTTGTAAAGCGATTTTGTTTTGAACGTCATAATCTTCACCAGGCAAAATTGGAGAAATGGAAGCGTTGAGTTTTTGAGTGAATTTAATGTTATTGTAACCGTAAACTCGGAGTATTTCCTCAATCACATCTACATCGCGTGTAACGTCGTTTCGGTAGGCAGGAATGCTCATGCCGAGACCTGTTTCGGTTACGTTGGTTATCTTCATTTCTAGCGAAGTGAGGATGTCTTTGATTGTTTCCTTCGGAATTTCTTCACCTATAAGTGCGTTTGCTTTTTCATAATTGAGAAATACTTGATGATCTTCAATTTTCTTTGGATAAATATCCACCAAGTCGCTTGTTATTTCGCCTCCTGCCACTTGAAGAATCAAAATAGAAGCATAGCGAAGCGCATAATCTGTGATGTTTGGATCAATTCCTCTTTCAAAACGGAAAGAAGCATCGGTGCTCAAACTGTGTCGTTTCGCGGTTTTGCGAATGCTCACAGGATTGAAGTATGCACTTTCTAAGAAAATACTTGTTGTAGTATCAGACACGCCACTGTTAATTCCGCCAAAAACGCCTGCAAAGCACATCGGTTTTTCGGCATCGCAAATCATTAGGTCTTCTTCGTGTAGTTCGCGCTCTACGCCATCTAGAGTTGTAAATTTTGTTCCTGAAGGAAGTGTTTTTACATTTACTGTATTTCCTGCAATTTTAGCAGCATCAAAAGCGTGAAGAGGTTGGCCGAGTTCGTGAAGTACGTAATTAGTAACATCCACAATATTATTTATCGGCGAAAGCCCAATGGATTTCAATCTATTTTGAAGCCAAGCAGGTGAGTCTCCAACTTTTATATTACTGATTGTGATGCCGCAATAACGAGGAGCAAGTTTTTGGTTTTCAACCTTCACAGGAATTTTTAAGGTCCTATTATCAACTCTAAAACTACTTGTTGATGGTGTGTTCAGTTTTGCTGAAATTTCTTTGTGAAGTAAGCCCGCTTTTAAATCGCGAGCAACGCCCCAGTGACTCATTGCGTCTGAACGGTTTGGGGTTAAACCTATTTCAAAAATTTTGTCGTTTTCAATTTTTAAAACTTCGGCTAAAGTGGTTCCTGGTTTTAGTTTTGCGTCTAGAACCATAATGCCTTCGTGCGATTTTCCGATTCCGAGTTCGTCTTCGGCGCAGATCATTCCTTCGCTTACTTCGCCTCTAATTTTTCCCTTATTTATCTGCCAAGGTTTTCCTTCTTCATCATAAAGGGTAGTGCCAACGGTGGCTACAGGAACTTTTTGACCTACGGCTACGTTTGGCGCGCCGCACACTATTTGTATTGGTTCGCCTGTGCCAACGTCAACTTTGGTTACTTTTAGTCGGTCTGCGTTTGTGTGTTGGGTGCATTCTAAAACGTGGCCTACCACGACGCCTTTTAAACCTCCTTTTACGGAAGCAAAATCTTCTATTCCTTCTACTTCAAGACCTAAGTCTGTTAATAGTTCGCCAGTTTTTTCGGCATCCCATGGAAGGTTGATGAATTGTTTTAGCCAGTTGTAGGAAATTGTCATAGGTATAGATTCTTAACAGGGGGCAAAGATAGTATTTCCTTTAAAGTTTTAGTTTGTGAATTTGTGAATTTGTGAGTCTGTTATTTTGTGGTTTTTTGACTTTGTGTGATAATTTTATTTAAAGAAGCATTTCCTAAGAAATAAATAATCACAAAAACCGTGGCGATTGCGGTGACGAAAAAAGTAACGCTTGCTCCGAAATAAAACCAAAGCAATCCCGCCACAACACTTGCAATCATTGCGACGATACTTTGGAAAGCGGTGAAAGTTCCGATTGCAGTTGCTGTGTTTTCGTCCTTCGCCAGATTGGTAATCCACGCTTTGGAAATTCCTTCTGTGGCGGCTCCGAATATTCCGTAGCCAAAGAATAGCGCGATTATTGCGTATAGATTTGTTGTCAAACCCATTCCGAAGTAAACTATACTGAAGATGATTAAGCCGAAGACAAACATTTTTTTGAGACCTATTTTATCTGCGAAGCTTCCTAAAGGATATGCTGTAAGGGCGAAGATTAAATTGTAGAAAATATAGATTCCGATTACCCAAGTGTCGTCCAAGCCAGCATCTTTCGCTTTTAAAAGTAGAAAAACATCGCTGCTGTTGAAAAGGGCGAAGAAAAGCAAGCCAATAACCACTTTTCTGTATTCTGAAGAGCTTTGCTTCCAGTATTTTATAAATGAAAAGAATCCTATTTTCTTCTTGGGCTGCTTGTTAATAACGTTTTTGGAAGCAGTTTCAACTTTTTTGTCTTTCAGAAGAAAAGAAGCTACAACCGCCAAAACGCCAGGAATAAAGGCAATGTAAAAAAGATTGATGTAATCTTTGGGATTAAAATATAGATAAAGTAGTGCAAGGGCAGGACCGAGGACGGCTCCAAGGGTATCCATAGAACGATGAAAGCCGAAAACTTTTCCTTTATTGGCCTTTGTGGTTTCTGCAGAAAGCATGGCATCGCGTGCGCCAGTTCGGATTCCTTTACCTAGACGATCAACGGTTCTAACAAAGAAAATCCATAATGGATATATAAAAAACGCCATCATTGGTTTTGAGAGGGCGCTGAAGGAATAACCAAGCTGTACAAAAGGGGCGCGTTTTGCTTTGCTGTCACTTAACTGGCCAAAGTAGCCTTTACTCAAGCCTGCAACAGCTTCTACTAAACCTTCCAAAACACCTATTAAGAGAATTGAAAAGCCAATGCTTTCCAAATAAATAGGCATTATTGGGTAAAGCATTTCGCTGGCCATGTCTGTAAATAGGCTAACGAGAGAAAGAATCCAAACGGTACGGGTGATGGTTTTCAAAGCTTTTTCTAATTTACCTTGAAAGGTACTTCAATTTATTTTTTTACAACTTTTTTGGTCTCAGTTTGTCCGTTTTCGTCTTTAATTTTCACGAAGTAGATGCCTTCGTTTAAAGTTGAAATATCAACTTGGTTTGTTTTTTCAGAAGTGAAAAGGAGTTGACCGAGGTTGTTGTGTATTGTTATTTCAGCAATTTTGGTTATGGATTTTATATTTAATAGGCCGTCTGTTGGGTTGGGGTAGAGGGTGAAAAGGTTTTTTTCGTTTTCTTCTATGCTTAAAGGGCCGCGGTTTTCGAACCAAATAATTTCATCAGCTGCATAGGCGGATGCAAGGATATCTATTTTGCCATCATTGTTAAAATCATCTGCCATTACGCTACTGGCAGATCTAAAATTGGAGACCAATGTTTGTTGAAAGTTGAAATTTCCCGTGCCGTCGTTAAGGTAATAAATTATTTCATTGCCTCTTGCAGCAGCGCAGATAATGTCTATGTCTCCATCATTGTCTAAATCTTTCGCAAATACATCTGTTGCTCCTTCGGCAGATGAGGTTATAATATGTTCGTTAACAAATGCACCTTGTCCGTCTGCATTTTCATACCAGATAATTTCGTTTGTGCCATAAGAAACAGCAATCACGTCTTTATCGCCGTCATTATCAAAATCGGCAGCATATACAGAATCTAGAACAACAATGTTTTCAGAAATTATTTTTGGAGTGCTAAAATTACCTTGGCCGTCCATATTTTCAAACCAAGCCACAGCGTCTGAATTTTCATAATAACCTGCAATTAAGTCTTTATCCCCATCATTATCAATATCTTCTGCATATAATGTTTCATTAACAAATGGCCCTTCCATAATTATATTTTTTCTGCCGAAAGTGCCTAAACCATCTATATTTTCTTGCCAAACCAATTGTGAACTTCCAACTGTAGAAAAAACATCCAAATCTCCATCGTTATCAACATCAAATAAATAAACAATTGTTGGGTTATCTTCAGAATTTATAATTTGTTCTGTGCCAAATATTGCATTGCCATTAAGATTTTTATACCATACCACCTTACCAAAAGAGGCACTGCTCAGCGTAAAAACATCAATAAAAGTATCTCCATTTATATCCCCTGCGAATATAGATAACGGGTTTTCAATTGAAGCAATTGTTATTAATTCTGAATAGGTACCCTGCCCATCAAGGTTTTCCTGCCAAGCAATTCGATCGTCATTTGTTAAAGCTGAAAGTAAATCCTTATCCCCATCTCCATCTAAATCTACAGAGATAACTTCTCTCGCTCCATTGGCCCCGTTTATTTCAGCCATAACATTTGCTGGGCCAAAGTTACCCAGTCCATTTGTGTTTTTGTACCATGCTATTCTATCTGCTCTATTTGCGGCTATAAGTATATCGAAGCTACCATTTCCATCTATATCTGAAGATAATACGGTTTGCACATCTCTAATTTCACTATCTATAATTTGTATAGTGCCAAAAACGCCCGAACCATTATTTTTGAACCACGAAAGTCCGTCATTGAAACTTCCAGTGACAATATCCAAATCTCCGTCATTATCAAAATCTGAGGTGTATAATGTTTCAGGCCGTGCGTTAGTGCCCATTAGACCTACTATATTTGGAGTGTTATTAAAATTTCCTAAGCCATTGGTGTTTTCAAACCAAATGATTCTATGTCCTTGAATTTTCCACGATGTAGCGGCAATATCCAAATCTCCATCACCATCCACATCAGCCAAAATTGCTGAACGGCAATAGTTAATATCAGTATTTAAACTTTGTTGCTCCACAAAATTTCCCTGTCCATTTGTATTTTTAAACCAAGCCACACGACTGTTATTATATCTACTTCCCGTAAGTATATCCATATCGCCATCGCCATCAATATCACCAGCAACAATATCCAATGGATAATCAAAATTTGTAGAAATTATTTGTTGTGGACCAAAATTGCCTTGACCATTTGTGTTTTCATACCAAGCAATTTTATCATCAAATGCAGATACCGAAAATACGTCCATATCGCCATCGGCGTCTGCATCTGTTGCGTACACTGAATTTGCGCCATCTGCAAGTGAAGAAATAATTTGCCTCGAACCAAAAATTCCTTGACCGTTATTTTGGAACCAGCCAATAGTATCGTCCAACGAAGAGGCGACAAGAATATCTATATCACCATCGCCATCAATATCTACTGCAAAAACCGAAGTAGCCCCTAAAACAGTTTCAGAAATTTTCTTTTGTGGACCAAAATTTCCTTGTCCATCGGTATTTTCATACCAAGCAATTTTATCGTCATTTCCGGAAGCTGAAATCATATCTAAATCTCCATCGCCATCAAGGTCGGCAACGAATACTGAGTTTGCCCCATTGGTGCCGCCTGTATCATCAACCGTTACGTGTGGCTCAAAATCTATTTGTGCATTAATTGAAAAGGAAAAAAGTAGAGTTGCTATAAAAAGAAGTTTTGCTTTCATATTAAATTTTTTTAGCTGAAAAAGTATTTTTTTAATGATATTTTTTTGTTGTTAACATTGCTTAATCACACTGTTTACTGCGACTGCGAACTTCTACTAAAACCCACGCTGCCGCTTTGCTTCAAATATAAGGATTCCGGCCGCTACGGAAACGTTTAGGCTATCTATTTCGCCCTGCATTGGGATAATGATGTTTTGGGTGCTGTTTTTTAGCCATTCCTCTGAAAGTCCTGTGGCTTCGGTCCCTACTACAATTGCGGTGTTTTCTTTAAAATCTATAGTATCATAATTTACAGACGCTTGTAATGCGGCGCAATAGCTATTTAAATTGTGTTCTTTCAAAAATGAAATAATTTCTGAAGTGCTTCCCGTGGCAATTTTATTCGTAAACAAACAACCCACGCTACTGCGGATGATGTTTGGATTGTACATATCTGTCTTCGGATTTGCAATAATTACAGCATCTATGTTTGCAGCATCTGCGGTGCGAAGTAGAGCACCGATGTTACCTGGTTTTTCTGGGGCTTCGGCAATAATAATCAAAAGGTTTTTAGCTTGTGGTTTCAGGTTCTTGATGTTCAGATCTTTTGATTGGGCAATTGCTAAAACGCCTTCTGTGGAACTTCGGTAGGCTAGTTTTTCATAGATTTCTAAATTGATTTCTATGAATTCTGCTTCGTTGTTTGTGAATTTTTTCAGCTGAAAAATTTTTTCTTCAGAAATGATTTTAGGGCAGAAAAGCATGGTTTTCAGCTTGTAACCACCTTTTAAAGCAAGTGAAATTTCGCGAAGCCCTTCAATTACAAAAAGGCTTGTTTTGCGGCGTTCGCGTGATTTTTCCTGTAATAAAACGATTTGTTTTATTAGCGGATTGTGAAAACTGGTGATGGTTTTGTTCATCCCGCAAAGATAGGTTACAGATGCTTATAAGCAGTCCCCAAACTAATACGAAGCCCAAAACTTATGTTTAGGTAGTTTACACCTTTAAAGGTATCTTCTAGTTCTGCGGGAGTATCAATATTCATAAAATCGTGGCGCAATTCTGGAGCAAAATACACGCCTAGATAATTTGTAAAACGGTAATTAATTTCTGGGTTTAGCCAAACGGCGGTAGCGGTATCTTCAAACCTATTGTTTTTATATGAAGACGCACCCACGCCAATACCGATGCTGAGATCAAATTTATCGATGTGTTTTTCGTAACCAGCTACCAATCCTAAAGTATAATTAGTTGTGTCGTAGTAGTTTCCTAGAAGCTCACGATTGGTAACGTTTCCATTAAAAAAACTGAAATAAGGACCAATGTATATTCCTTTATACGTGTCCACTTTAAAAGATAAGCGGGCGCCAAGTTTTAAATCCATTCCATCGTTCACAAAATTATTGCCAAAAGCTAGTGGAAAATAAGTGCCAATTTCTATACTACCTATATTTTTACCAGGTCCTTCTGCTTCTTGTTTTGTTTCGGCTTCAGAGTTTTTTGGCTTTTCTGTTTCTTGTGCAATTGCGGCAGTAGTAATTGCAAGTGTCAAAAAAAGGAGTCTAATATTCAAAGACATAGGTGTTTTCAAGATTTGTTAGTGGTATTGTAATGGTTTGTTCGGGTTCATCGTTCAAAATATATTTTAAGAGTACCGATGTTCCCAATTGGCTATCCAGATTAGTTTGAAAGCTAGTGGAATTAATATCTAACTGATTGTAATATTCTTCATCTATTAAGCAATCTTCAGGATTATTAACGTTAAGATCTATCGCGCAAACAGCGCTTTGGAATTCCAGTTTATAAGCGACCCGATTGTTATCACCAGGAACATTTGTAAATAAAAGATTTAAATGTGCAGCCTCATTAAGTTTTATTTGTCCTAAATTATATGTGGTAGAGGTTTTACGGTTGATAGCGTCATTAAAATATTTTTTTGCTGAATAATTGGGGTTTTCTGTCAATTCATAATTATTATACCCACCACCATAATAATTATAGCCATCAGTTTTCAAATTAACCATAATATTAAGCGGGTTATTGGTTTCAGTTTCTAAAGATGTAAATTGAAATTGACCGTTGGCGTCGCTATAGCTTTCGCCCAAAATTATATAGGAGGACTGGCAGCGCACTGAAATATTCGGCAGCGGATTATTATTGCTATCAACAAGGCTTCCTTTTATTAAAATGCGGCTGTCGTCCTTAATCTCTGGTTCGCATTGGAATGATTGTAGCGTTAAAATAAAGCTTAAAAATAAGAAGGTAAAAAAATATTTTCTTTTCATCTTTATATACTATTTGAGAAATGGGAAGATGGAATGCCCCAATATACATCTTCGGTTGGTTTGCAATTTGTTAATGGGCATTTCATAGCTACGCACTTATATGAAACAAGAATACTAAAAACCCACGTTATTATAAATTTTAAAATGCTAAATTTCGCCAAAGAGATTTAAAAGTATTTTTTTATCTTGCCAAAAAATATTATAGATGAAAAAATTTCTACTCCTCTTTATTTTAAATATATCTTCTGTTTCAGTTTTTGCACAACCTATTGATTTGACGCAACAGTTTAATGGTCAATATGATTTTACTGCTATCGGGAATACACTCAATGAATTTGAAAACCAAAATCCTACTTGTACCATTCTTTCTCAAAGCAGTGCAACGCTAAGTTTAAGTACTGGCCAAACTTTGGTCTCGGCAAAATTATATTGGTCTGGTTCTGCAGTAGGCGACTTTGATGTAAAGTTGAATGGAATTGATGTTTCTGCTGAAAGAACATTTTCACTTGTATATAGTGGAAAACCATATTTTGCAGCAAATGCGGATGTTACAGCAATAGTTGAAACCAATGGGAATGGCAATTACACTTTTTCTGATATGGATATTTCCGGAGGTCTGTTCGCTTATTGTGACGGCGGCACTAATTATGGAGGTTGGTCTATCATCGTTGTTTATGAAGATCCAGCATTATTGTGGAACCAAATTTCTCTATTTGATGGTTTGGAAGCAGTATCTGCGACCAATAATACACTAGATATACATCTTACCAACATTGATGCTAAAAGTGATATTCTAGCCAAAATTGGTTTTTTAGCTTGGGAAGGCGATCAACAAATTGCGAATGGCGAAAGTTTGTTTATTAATAATAGCTTAGTTAGTAATCTACCACTAAATCCATCTAATAACGCGTTTAATGGTACGAACAGTTATACAAACTCGAATACGCTTTACAATATGGATTTGGATTATTATGAGTTAACGGGGCTCATACAACCCGGCGATACCCAAATTGATATTAAACTCACCTCACAACAGGATTTTATAATGGTAAATAACATCATTACCTCTGTAAATTCTGAATTGCCCGATGCAACCATTGCGATTGATGGAGTTACGGTCTCACCACAACTCGACGAGATTTATGCAACATATACCGTTAGCAATGTGAACAGTACAAATGTATTGCCTGCAAATACATCTGTAAGATTTTATGCAGATAATGTGCTGCTTGCGGAAGATTTTACCAATCAAGAAATTCCAATAGGAGGAACGTTAACCAATTTGATTACCATTCCCATTCCCGTTGGCACACCTTCAAATTTTGCGCTTGTAGCCGTAATTGATGGCGATGGAATGATTCCTGAAACTAATGAAGGGAATAATGAATATGTATTTCCAATTGTACTTCAATATATAGATATTGAAGATCCCGCTGCAAATTTGATAGTTTGTGATGATGACAACGATGGTTTTCAAGCTTTTGATCTTTCGATACAGACTCCTTTAATTACGCAGGGCGATCCAAACCTGACAGTAACTTATCACAAAACTCTTACAGATGCTCAGAATGGAGATTTACCAGTAGTTAATCTGTATGTTAACGATCAAAGGTTTTATGATGCACCAATTACAGATTCCCAACTTCCAGGTTTTGGAACCGGTGGAATCTGGGCAAGAGTTAAAAATAGTAGTAATAACGAAATAAGCATCGTTCCTTTTGCTTTGGAAGTACGCGCTACGCCTG comes from Aequorivita sublithincola DSM 14238 and encodes:
- a CDS encoding T9SS type A sorting domain-containing protein, with translation MKAKLLFIATLLFSFSINAQIDFEPHVTVDDTGGTNGANSVFVADLDGDGDLDMISASGNDDKIAWYENTDGQGNFGPQKKISETVLGATSVFAVDIDGDGDIDILVASSLDDTIGWFQNNGQGIFGSRQIISSLADGANSVYATDADADGDMDVFSVSAFDDKIAWYENTNGQGNFGPQQIISTNFDYPLDIVAGDIDGDGDMDILTGSRYNNSRVAWFKNTNGQGNFVEQQSLNTDINYCRSAILADVDGDGDLDIAATSWKIQGHRIIWFENTNGLGNFNNTPNIVGLMGTNARPETLYTSDFDNDGDLDIVTGSFNDGLSWFKNNGSGVFGTIQIIDSEIRDVQTVLSSDIDGNGSFDILIAANRADRIAWYKNTNGLGNFGPANVMAEINGANGAREVISVDLDGDGDKDLLSALTNDDRIAWQENLDGQGTYSELITIASIENPLSIFAGDINGDTFIDVFTLSSASFGKVVWYKNLNGNAIFGTEQIINSEDNPTIVYLFDVDNDGDLDVFSTVGSSQLVWQENIDGLGTFGRKNIIMEGPFVNETLYAEDIDNDGDKDLIAGYYENSDAVAWFENMDGQGNFSTPKIISENIVVLDSVYAADFDNDGDKDVIAVSYGTNEIIWYENADGQGAFVNEHIITSSAEGATDVFAKDLDNDGDIDIICAAARGNEIIYYLNDGTGNFNFQQTLVSNFRSASSVMADDFNNDGKIDILASAYAADEIIWFENRGPLSIEENEKNLFTLYPNPTDGLLNIKSITKIAEITIHNNLGQLLFTSEKTNQVDISTLNEGIYFVKIKDENGQTETKKVVKK
- a CDS encoding TrmH family RNA methyltransferase, whose amino-acid sequence is MNKTITSFHNPLIKQIVLLQEKSRERRKTSLFVIEGLREISLALKGGYKLKTMLFCPKIISEEKIFQLKKFTNNEAEFIEINLEIYEKLAYRSSTEGVLAIAQSKDLNIKNLKPQAKNLLIIIAEAPEKPGNIGALLRTADAANIDAVIIANPKTDMYNPNIIRSSVGCLFTNKIATGSTSEIISFLKEHNLNSYCAALQASVNYDTIDFKENTAIVVGTEATGLSEEWLKNSTQNIIIPMQGEIDSLNVSVAAGILIFEAKRQRGF
- a CDS encoding carboxypeptidase-like regulatory domain-containing protein: MKRKYFFTFLFLSFILTLQSFQCEPEIKDDSRILIKGSLVDSNNNPLPNISVRCQSSYIILGESYSDANGQFQFTSLETETNNPLNIMVNLKTDGYNYYGGGYNNYELTENPNYSAKKYFNDAINRKTSTTYNLGQIKLNEAAHLNLLFTNVPGDNNRVAYKLEFQSAVCAIDLNVNNPEDCLIDEEYYNQLDINSTSFQTNLDSQLGTSVLLKYILNDEPEQTITIPLTNLENTYVFEY
- a CDS encoding T9SS type A sorting domain-containing protein, which codes for MKKFLLLFILNISSVSVFAQPIDLTQQFNGQYDFTAIGNTLNEFENQNPTCTILSQSSATLSLSTGQTLVSAKLYWSGSAVGDFDVKLNGIDVSAERTFSLVYSGKPYFAANADVTAIVETNGNGNYTFSDMDISGGLFAYCDGGTNYGGWSIIVVYEDPALLWNQISLFDGLEAVSATNNTLDIHLTNIDAKSDILAKIGFLAWEGDQQIANGESLFINNSLVSNLPLNPSNNAFNGTNSYTNSNTLYNMDLDYYELTGLIQPGDTQIDIKLTSQQDFIMVNNIITSVNSELPDATIAIDGVTVSPQLDEIYATYTVSNVNSTNVLPANTSVRFYADNVLLAEDFTNQEIPIGGTLTNLITIPIPVGTPSNFALVAVIDGDGMIPETNEGNNEYVFPIVLQYIDIEDPAANLIVCDDDNDGFQAFDLSIQTPLITQGDPNLTVTYHKTLTDAQNGDLPVVNLYVNDQRFYDAPITDSQLPGFGTGGIWARVKNSSNNEISIVPFALEVRATPVGNTPAPLRVCDDNNDGFALFNLSIVESEVLGSLNPVGFDLYYYEDFSQAIAAGDVAMTNPDFSQAISSPLNFVNTTNPQTIYILLVANASGTIPPNPNSSQGCYDIVELQLIVNDTPPITQPIDLIINDGDGDDFAIFDLTVNIPVILGSLNPANYVVSFYETEANAQNNEFVIANPAVYQNLTNPQLIYTRVENINSGCFEIASFEIEADKTISVGSFAFEDLSISPNPTSKSFTVQSSQLVSETSILIYDVQGKLLFSEKMLPQNGLVTMNVSSLENGVYFLKIASEGNTVVKKLLKN